Genomic segment of Mytilus edulis chromosome 12, xbMytEdul2.2, whole genome shotgun sequence:
tgttcatgactttataaacatgataaatttaaagtcataagaaacctcaaattaaaaaaaaataattcatatgtttttttataactcaatggatggTTTTCATtctaaaacttatgtacatatattcttttttctgaggaaaattctttaatttgttcatatttagaagaagtttactttattttaattgcaattccccgacatattttctgtatgcaaagtgaccgcagtgtgacccatctcgtaaaaatcctgtgatcgcaatacgcatggatgtccttataataaactattatctgattgtacatgttaaacacgtgctcaatatccatgtttttgttgattgttgacaaacaggtgacaatcatTAAACTTCgtcttcaaaacacgaactttaattacctgcaatattttcacaacaacactgaccgaatGAAcaacatttctgaaaaaaaaaagataaaatcatgCACAGAAGACTAATTTTAAGTTGATGATGTTTgaatgcattggttcaagaattggaataatattatttttcaccggtcacgcgtttcatatgactttaaatgacatagataaaataacatatatatactcaACCCAATTtcacacattcaggtaaataagTTTGGATCCTTTTTAAAACAGTCTattgaactgaggacaggggactcttaaaatatttacttttattgtgtatattaatgatcttgttgttattttttattttcattttgttatgttgtcATGAATGTGTcacatactataaatatgtagttttatggcaataaagatttgaattgtaATTGAACtataatgttaaatgttttatttgcagcTGAAATTGTAGAAaacaaagttgaaataaaattcTACGGACTTCAAGTCAGTGAGGTAAACAAACATATAGTATATCTGATTCCTTAATATTGCCTTATAAATTTTACAGTATTTATATCCTGTTATGAAGATTTTAAATGGAATAGTTTAATGATAAAATGctttaatatttcttttcttctagCTATTATACTACAACTGAGAACCAATACAGATTACATCAGTTCTCTAGGCTGCGACAAATGTTACATAACATACATTGGTTCAGATTTCTACGGTATCCCATCATCAGCGCTAGAAAACAGGATCATTATACCGTTAACTTTTTTTGTCCTGCTTATCGTCATCATCATTGCTATAAGCTTAACCCTGTGGGAGTAAGTACACtagacataaaataataatagaaaagtCCTTCTCGGTCTTTTCCAGAAAAATCATCCTTTCAGtaatcagtttttttttgtactttgagctataattgtttaatttttacacattgtgactttaatgttgtcttatttgcactcatacaacatcttcttatttctatttagtCTTGAAATGGACTgaaatattttagatttaaacTCTTAATAAGCCAAACATACAATAAACTTAAGGTAAGTTATTTCCTCTGAGAAAAGATTATTGAACAGTTATAAAGTTAATTCAGATATAGCATTgtactaattatatttttttgttaagaaagggagataatttaatttAGAAATATCTATTTGGAATATATGATACAATAATTATGTAGCATCAAAAATTTCAATTGTTGTTACTTATACAGTTTAGACGGATATTTTGTAAAGGTTGATTTTTGCTTATACCCAAAAagaatataatttaaaagatatCCACTCGTGTACCAAAGATCAGTTTCTGAGggtcaagaaaaatacaaaaataaatgttttcagcCTGAAAATTAATtcttgaaaaattaaatattaatttcgAACAAAGTATATGttgaaacataaaaataaaaaagaactagGTACAGCAAAGAATTGGTGAATGTTAAGTGTTGATGAAAATTTTGATTCATTATTGgttgatatataaatgtatgtccagtgtcaaatatttcaaacatgtcCAGGATGATACAAAcaactttaaaatgttaaattataaTGCCAGTAGTTATAATGGTTAGAAATGGTAAATTATTTTTGGTAGCAAAAGGAGGGAAGAAGAAGCAAGATTCCAAAATATGCATAAGCCAAAACCAAAAGGATCACAATACCCTACTAAACCAGCACCTCCAAAAAGAATAGAACTTCAGATGATTTTAATCCCTTAGGAATTAGGAATTAGTAACAAAAAGcaattatcagctgattatgGTAATTACATGTTGTTGGCCATCATCATAAAACCAATGCTTGACATTTAAATTTATTGCATGTGAAATGATactaaactttactttgatataaaTTCTGACGCAAACTGTTAAATTGACAGTGCATCATTCCAAGTCTGCAACATCAGCGTACCATTATCTGCCACAGCCTCTTCATTCATGTAAAATATCGTTGTCAAAAAATtgactttcattttttaaaaagctCATTCTCCAAATATGGGATGTTttcttgacaatggtaaaacacgGACCAGAGACAGATATGTAAAATCCATGTTCGTTTACAAAGCACAACCCAAGGTCCAAAGATAAAACTTCCTTCCTTCCCGGTCAAATTCATTTTAGCCGTTTTTGTAGTTGTAGCTGAAGATTGGGTATGTTTGCAATAGGTAACACCGCTTTGCTTGttgaatatgaatttaaaaaatgatcACAATTTTTCTCAAATTATACAATCCTCAACTTTATATTTTTGGAGTTTAAAATTGTATTGTTTGCCTAAGATAACATCACCAGGCTTGTATAAtatctaaatgtttttgaattgtttaccgtaaatttttcaataatttggaAGTAGCAGCTGTTTagtcattttagtttttattttgtttttttattgctgtctaaattgggttttttttgtataatttttacttttattttttccaaaaatatctCCCTTTATAATGTTTGCAGTGGTAATGTTTTCtgaaacaaatatattgttttgctTTGCATTGAAATGACATGAATGATATACTCATGTATTCACCTGTAGAAATAAAAGATTGAAATAGCTATCACTtaacacaataatattttttcattcagTATAATTTTTCTCAGTTGATTTTAAAGCATTCATTAGTAGTCAGACAACAGCACATTATTTGTCTAATTTTTCAACACATGTTTATTTAGATTAAAACTTGAGTCAAATTTAAAAGGACAATCGTTGATTTTTGTTGTCAGTTAAGCTTGAATAGCATTTTCTTTAGAcaaatgttttgcatcacaaatcCTGAATATTTAAAGATATTGAGTATCATTTTTTCTGTTTCAGGTaaaatgcctggaaaaaaatgtaaaatttgacTGTCTCACTTTTGGAGTTCATATTTTTCACTGTCATTATAAAAAACTGTCTATGTGTATTCAAATTCtactttattttgtataaatctaTTAAATGTGGAATCTTTGAAATAATCTTGTATTCTATATGCATGATTTGTAATCTGATTGCTGTGAATaaattaattttggatgtaacaagTCTTCTCTAGTTCTGATTGACTGTAAGGTTTTTGTCTTTCATCTCTTAGagataattttgtcatgtgactgtgacatCCTCAACGTTTTTTCCATGATTCACTGCTTAAAAATGGAtttgatttaaattaaaaatctaaaaattattGTGAAGTTTTTAATAATGCAAATACTGTGTTTGATCATTAGAAATGCACAGATACAACTTGTACAAATCTGTAGTGTTAATTTACGACGTGCGTGTTTACCAAtaagtattttttgttaaatctaAGATACTgttttgacaactttttttgTGTACTCGGCATCGTGAAGAAGTAAATTTGGGTCTTGTTTAAATATACAGCATACTGTAATTTAAGTTTTCTAACTTCCGGTTAAAGTTTGTTTCTGTTCTCTCAcgaatttttgtaataaaatttagaACTTCACATTGCTTTCGAACCAACATGTTTTTCCTGCTTGTATCAgtaataacaatattttttgtatattcaCAGGTATATGTTCGGGTGCTTGTAAATATACCTGTACCCCTGGCGGTAGGAAATATGGAACTTTAGCAGGATCGGCAGGACGTACTACTACAATCCTTGATGACAATATACTTTGTAACGCAGCCGATCCATACTTACATACATTTAATGTACTGGTTCACGAATTCACTCATTCAGTTCATACCTATGGTGTAGACGCTGCAATGAAAACAAGGGTGATATTTTACTTGTTCATGTTTGAGGGTCGATAGTTCACGAATGCACTCATTCTGAACATACTGAACAACTTTATTTGTTGGTTATAAAAACTCAAAGAACTAATGTTATTGATTTGTTTTGCTGACTGAACATACATCTTGTGATTTGATCGGTTTGGATCCTGTACACTTAAAATCGCGCATGAAAAGATtggattacaaaagtagtttcgcaAAATGGTTTAtcgaaattttgaatcaaaatcaatgaaaaatatgttaacGGACAATCTGATCCAAGTAGATATGCAAATCTTATGGGAAAACATCGTTGTTCTCATTTGTTATTGATCTTATGTTTGCAGTTGGACATAAGTTCtgtttgatatatttgaaattcgtATTCCATAGTTAcgacttgtattatttatttgacaTTCTAATTTATCCATTGCAGATTACTAATTCTTATAATGCTGCCAGGGCACATCGGACTTGGGAAATGTCTTCATATTCAATGTCTAGTGAAGGAGAATATCTAGCCCAAGGGGCGGCAGCATACTTCAACACCAATCGTGGAATATCACACGGAAACTATATGAATGAGTAAGCACTGTGCATTAAGATTATTTAAGTTATAATTATGGTATCTTaatgataaaaatgtataaattcaagtgtacgcattgaattacaaaatgttattttaattgcAAACCAAAAAGAATTATCGATAGTAATTTTGATGTACGTTTTACATTTCTTATCCAGTTATTGCGTATTTTTGAGAGTAAAAGTTTGTGTTGACacttaatcatttattttcaGTGACATGATCCGTTAACTTTAAGTATGACGTCTAATATCACTGAACTAgtcaacatttttgtttagggactAGCTAAAGGACGCCCCTAGGTGCagaattttctcgctgtattaaggacccattggtggcccgcggctgttttctgctcttggtcgggttgttgtctcgttgacacatttctcatttccattttcaattagTTCTATAACATGTTCAGACTAATAAACTTAGGATAAATAAGAAGtgtctaaaattacaaaaatgagtatttcttcaaagaaaataatttattcCAATGAAATTAACCTAAAAAAAATGAGTCCCAGTCAAATGAATTTGTCGTTGGCAAATTATCTATCTAACCCAATAACTGATATGACCTTTGATAGAAAATTCATTGTAAGAACATGAAGAATGTCGAAGAAACTTTTACTAGAATGTTGATAAGTGTAAAAttatgtttgattttaaaaataggTGTACGAATAGTGTTCTCTGTGCAAACGAAGCGGCCATGAGATATCATCTGTGGGCAAAAGATAAAGAACTGTACAGCATTCTCTCTTATATATTTACCAGTAATCATGCTGAAAAACCCAGCGGCCTGCATGTCTGTGTATGACGACGATAACAAATAGGCTCACATCTTTTCTATTAAACAATAGTTATTCGTTTTACACATCTTGTTTTTCCTCATTACATATTATGCATCTTTTACATGTGattttttgtaaatgaatttAGTTCTAAGGAGTCAGTTTGATACTACAAGTAACCATGCTAAAAAACAGCCGCCTGCATGTCTGTAAATGACAACACTTACAAATAGACATACATCTTTTAAATACAATAGATACATTTGTATCTTGAATTTCCTAATTGTATATAATGCATCTTTTACAAGTTGGTTTTTGTAAATGAAATTTAGTCCTAAGGAGGCAGTTTGATATTACCAGTAACAATACTTCAAACCTCAGCGACCTGCGTGTCTGCATATGACGACGCTTACAAATAGGCGCACATCTTTTCAATAGAACAATAAACGAGAATGGTTATTCTACAGCTCATCAGCTTTTTCCTCATTGTATAGTATGCATCTCTTTCATGTGAGCTTTTGTAAATGAAATTTAGTCCTAAGGAAACAGTTTGTTATTGTCAGTGGCCATGGTGAAAAACCGATATCATTGTTTTCTTTAGCATGTCTGAGTCA
This window contains:
- the LOC139498455 gene encoding uncharacterized protein, translating into MKTRITNSYNAARAHRTWEMSSYSMSSEGEYLAQGAAAYFNTNRGISHGNYMNECTNSVLCANEAAMRYHLWAKDKELYSILSYIFTSNHAEKPSGLHVCV